The following DNA comes from Candidatus Sysuiplasma acidicola.
TTCGGGCAGGTTGCTTGAAGAGAAGGCCGAACGTGTGCTGTCAGAAATCAGAGGTGCCGGCGGTTTTCCCAATTTCTTCGGAATACAGCGATTCGGAAGCCTCAGACCCAACACCCATACTGTCGGCCTGAAGATCGTCAGGAGGGATTTCGAAGGAGCAGTTCACGCTTATGCGGGAACGCCTTCTGACAGGGAGGGTGAGGAGGTGAGGGAGGCAAGGATGCTCTTTGACAGCGGGGCACCTGCCGGGGAAGTGCTGAAATCAATGCCAAGGGTCATGGTTTTTGAGAGAATACTCCTGGAACACCTTGACTCCAATCCCGGGGACTTTGTCGGCGCACTAAGGAAACTTCCCCAGAATCTGCTGATGATGTTTGTCCACGCTCTTCAGGGAAAACTGTACAATGAGATGATTTCCGAACGCGTGAAGAAGGGCGTACCGCTCAACAGAGCTGTAGTCGGAGACATCGTGCTGGCATCGACCGAGCACGGTCTTCCTGACCGTGATCGCAGGATTGACGTCAGCGCCACAAACATCGACGCCGTCAACCACCAGATCGGTATGGGAAACGGTTTCATCTCGGCCCTGCTGCTTGGATGGGAATCTGTATTTGCCGGCGGTCCGCAGGGAGAGATAGAGAGAGAAGTTGCGGAAAGGAACTGCCTCTCCGGGCAGGACTTCATCGTCCCTGAAATAGGTGAGTGCTCTTCTTCAGGATCGAGGCGCGAGATACTGGCTCCGGTGAAGGCTGTCAGCGTGCACGCCGACGGAAACGATCTCCTGCTCGAATTCAGTCTGTTCCGCGGGACCTATGCCACTTCACTGCTCAGGGAGATAATGAAGTGACATCCTCCCCAGTATGAATACGGTGGCTTCCTGCCGAAGAAACCGTGGCGGTTCGTGCTTCAGCGGGAACAGCCGGAGGGACACTGGAGGGACTCAGGAGAACCGTCTGATCTGACGTTCACTCCACACACGTGATTTCGGGCATGCCATGCCATGCTTTCCTGGGCATATCCAGGCATTGTAACATATTTGTCACCCGCTTTCATCTTCCCATTACAATTGGAGCGCTTCATGATCGCTTTCATAACGTCACAACGCTGCATCGGAACTTTCGCTCTCTTCCCCGGCAAGTATGACGCCGCAGTTTGGACAGAAGCCTCCGGTGCCTGAGAGGCAGTCATCGCAGACGTTCGTCCGGCATGCACTGCACTCCCCCATCGCTTCCCTGCCGTGATACAGGCATTTTTCGTCTTCCGGTTCCGGCAGCGATTCTCCACTGCCGCCGCTCCCTCCGTAATATTGCTCCATTAGTTCCCTTCTCGCCTCATAAGGATCATATTCCTGTTCC
Coding sequences within:
- the truD gene encoding tRNA pseudouridine(13) synthase TruD, translated to MQKPEPSPVEQELGMHVYLTGSDGVGGSIKNEVEDFIVDEIPLLPASRDDGHFLICRVTSTNWETNRLIREISRRLQISRKRIGFAGTKDKRGVTSQYMSFEDVDVAAVSSLRISDVSVDAVQRSPRALSLGDLLGNSFRIRIRECRFSGRLLEEKAERVLSEIRGAGGFPNFFGIQRFGSLRPNTHTVGLKIVRRDFEGAVHAYAGTPSDREGEEVREARMLFDSGAPAGEVLKSMPRVMVFERILLEHLDSNPGDFVGALRKLPQNLLMMFVHALQGKLYNEMISERVKKGVPLNRAVVGDIVLASTEHGLPDRDRRIDVSATNIDAVNHQIGMGNGFISALLLGWESVFAGGPQGEIEREVAERNCLSGQDFIVPEIGECSSSGSRREILAPVKAVSVHADGNDLLLEFSLFRGTYATSLLREIMK